From Lysinibacillus sp. SGAir0095, the proteins below share one genomic window:
- a CDS encoding general stress protein, whose product MYSNNMNDSNYNIEVAHTKTEALAIIDRLKSDGIPKGQINIVGKDLSEFTNLKWDADVDVHNAGNFADKFKSFFTGDDAVMEGLRDADLPESQLLHYKEVVENGGVIIYTDDYMDTTVVERDLNTGLDTYSNDRNPLI is encoded by the coding sequence ATGTATTCAAACAATATGAACGATAGTAACTACAACATTGAGGTGGCACACACGAAGACGGAGGCACTGGCGATTATTGACAGATTGAAGAGTGATGGAATTCCAAAAGGTCAAATTAATATTGTCGGGAAAGATTTATCAGAATTTACGAATTTAAAATGGGACGCGGACGTAGATGTACACAATGCAGGGAATTTTGCAGACAAGTTTAAATCATTCTTCACAGGGGATGACGCGGTGATGGAAGGTTTAAGAGACGCGGATTTACCGGAAAGTCAGCTGCTCCACTATAAAGAAGTCGTTGAAAATGGCGGCGTCATCATTTATACAGATGATTACATGGATACGACAGTCGTAGAACGTGATCTAAATACAGGTTTAGATACGTACTCAAATGATCGTAACCCGTTAATATAA
- a CDS encoding general stress protein — protein MAHTRNEAMSIIERLKTGGTPMGQIHLVGKNLDKFAELKWDADVDMHHTGNTVDKFKSLFTGEDAVIEGLKGTDIPEAQIQHYKQVVDGGGVLIYIDDETEDYLDTTMVERDLKADHTYLDRRNYY, from the coding sequence GTGGCACACACTAGAAATGAGGCAATGAGTATTATCGAGAGATTGAAGACTGGTGGAACTCCGATGGGTCAAATTCATCTGGTGGGAAAAAATTTAGACAAGTTTGCAGAGCTCAAGTGGGACGCTGATGTTGACATGCATCATACCGGGAATACTGTAGATAAATTTAAGTCGCTATTTACTGGGGAAGATGCCGTTATAGAAGGTCTAAAGGGAACAGATATACCAGAGGCACAGATTCAGCATTATAAACAGGTAGTCGATGGCGGTGGCGTACTGATCTATATAGATGATGAAACAGAAGACTATTTAGATACGACCATGGTAGAAAGAGATCTAAAAGCGGACCATACCTATTTAGATCGCCGCAACTATTATTAA
- a CDS encoding VWA domain-containing protein: MKARRKNIFWQFVGIGNAKYGVLERLDTLSGRVVDNANFFALDDLDKVSDEELYNRVFKEFPLWLREARRFGITD; encoded by the coding sequence TTGAAAGCTCGAAGGAAAAATATCTTTTGGCAGTTTGTCGGAATTGGTAATGCTAAATATGGCGTACTGGAAAGACTCGATACCTTATCTGGGCGTGTGGTAGATAATGCCAACTTCTTTGCCCTTGATGATTTAGATAAAGTCAGTGATGAAGAGCTTTATAATCGAGTATTTAAAGAATTCCCACTTTGGTTAAGAGAGGCGAGACGATTCGGGATAACCGATTAA
- a CDS encoding VWA domain-containing protein: MTKNIVTLVQGANTAMTNDASVDIVVEWSYSPADLDISCFLVQADGKVQSDEYMIFYNQPTDPFSMITLQDTAPTIKTFSLSLPSLQQSTIQKCVFAVTLDGPGTLKEVQNLKITVKSMNSDILFSIRQLSEETSLVMAEIYRYKDWFKFRGIGQGFNGGLKPLAEAHGVVVEDEAVAAIEVPPAKIETVTAPSPGPSSKVNLTKIDLLKKKVTVSLEKHKLTTEKARVAVVIDASGSMSMLYSKGTVQRAFEKVLAIAACMDDDGVLDVWFFGDKFMRAPSVTENDYEDYVKRTYPKPRIFGGVGAGNNEPRVMADVIRKFTVEEPTKVLPTYVIFFSDGGVYAENKISDLLIESSKEKYLLAVCRNW, translated from the coding sequence ATGACCAAAAATATCGTTACCTTAGTTCAAGGGGCTAACACAGCTATGACGAATGATGCTTCCGTCGATATCGTTGTTGAGTGGAGCTACTCCCCTGCTGATTTAGATATAAGCTGCTTCTTGGTCCAAGCTGATGGAAAAGTACAATCAGATGAATATATGATTTTTTATAATCAACCGACTGATCCTTTCAGCATGATTACACTCCAGGATACTGCACCAACAATTAAAACCTTTTCACTTTCCTTACCCTCACTACAACAATCTACTATTCAAAAGTGCGTCTTTGCCGTAACACTGGATGGTCCAGGAACTTTAAAAGAAGTACAAAACCTAAAAATCACTGTTAAGTCAATGAATAGTGACATTCTTTTTAGTATTCGTCAGCTAAGTGAAGAAACCTCTCTGGTAATGGCTGAGATTTATCGTTACAAGGATTGGTTTAAATTTCGAGGAATCGGCCAAGGATTTAACGGTGGACTCAAACCATTAGCAGAAGCACATGGGGTTGTCGTAGAAGATGAAGCTGTTGCAGCTATTGAAGTCCCACCGGCTAAGATCGAGACTGTAACTGCACCTTCGCCAGGACCCTCTTCAAAAGTAAATCTAACAAAAATTGATCTATTGAAGAAAAAAGTAACCGTCTCCCTTGAAAAACACAAGTTAACTACAGAAAAGGCTCGCGTTGCTGTTGTGATTGATGCTTCTGGTTCAATGTCGATGCTGTATAGTAAAGGGACCGTCCAGCGTGCTTTTGAAAAAGTTCTAGCAATCGCTGCATGCATGGATGATGATGGCGTGCTTGATGTATGGTTTTTCGGCGATAAATTTATGCGGGCACCAAGTGTGACCGAAAATGACTACGAGGATTATGTAAAACGGACCTATCCAAAGCCACGTATCTTTGGCGGAGTTGGAGCCGGCAATAATGAACCGCGTGTCATGGCCGACGTCATACGAAAATTCACTGTGGAAGAGCCTACTAAAGTCTTGCCTACTTATGTGATTTTCTTTAGCGATGGCGGGGTTTACGCGGAAAATAAAATATCCGATCTATTAATTGAAAGCTCGAAGGAAAAATATCTTTTGGCAGTTTGTCGGAATTGGTAA
- a CDS encoding Ig-like domain-containing protein gives MQFKQVVSLLMIVTIVFTQLPMDSSAATSTASGDEYTKAYTNPDLSRSMELYPFSVFTQNPNTLSWNKKQEIDMQGGTISYTSKAEPESNFSSVNEVKVGRDETHQFDTFIKFGNSLPSLNGGLFLGAKLHLKEQGTNMDCYYCQYTINDLYAIYKILEPWNAQALTWSNQPTVSDQPVTKNTLSMPVGGSYYSWDVSTLVLDWYETPAKDFGLALKTNSSSTNTITTFTKLNQELNQLPMLEINYSSKPKAPIGISSGAGVNSGKGNVNLQWSSVTGATGYRVYLYNGKDYELVHEGAGTSWSSTGKNLWPTNEQLELGERYLRKDGSGTDLSENPGLLYQQFEKNEQLQGDTYYFRISAYNQYGETEQSDITAVKMPDITAPTVPEDMKASSELVSDFLLVWEPSTDRSPVEYLVKLTDSSGNQVFLGTSQANHIVVPENYLIPRITYQASVKAIDKSSYQSNYSAFSTPVNVTARKKNDAQLMSISYPTTVSEAGSQPTIRIQLKNVGVESWTQSGGYLLKADGTSFTSTLGEKEIIRTGDTKTFEYTLPSDMKLGTSSFLWRMFNVNSGTFGDGGTTKVTFEDRMKPQISLTSPMADKTVKGKVSLEGSISDYQLSKYQISYGYGENPDEWVQIHAGSETFGALGEWETTALKNGTYTLRIEAEDALGMSSTLEQIVYVKNPVPAPTIQQVTDQSTSVSGTAKAGTTIKVFANSVQIGNGYTTDEGTYTLSVPAQKPGTELKVVSLDGIDESEMVITKVKDITPPKQPVVNPVNNKTTAISGNAEPLSTISAKILDKVYTGKADATGKFTISIPGQNYGTLVVLTVIDSAGFKSIEKKMTVTRVAPNLPIVNTATNTAPFVSGKTERYATVIVNIGSRSYTAKADATGSYKVTIPVQNSGTAVKVSVKDSAGAYSLPRTVTVARVAPNSPIVNPVSNNAGYVTGKTEKYALVTASIGSKSYSSKADAYGNYKMAIPVQNSGAKISIKSKDTAGRISANTSVTVNRAAPNLPVANPVRYYSTSVTGKTEAHISVSVKIGTRTYSAKSNSYGNYKITIPKQKKGTKLMLTAKDVKGKISAPRTLTVY, from the coding sequence ATGCAATTTAAACAGGTAGTTTCGCTTCTTATGATCGTTACAATTGTCTTCACACAACTGCCTATGGATTCATCTGCGGCAACTTCTACTGCCTCAGGAGATGAATATACAAAAGCCTATACCAATCCGGATTTATCACGGTCAATGGAGTTATATCCATTTTCCGTATTTACGCAAAATCCGAACACTCTATCATGGAACAAAAAACAAGAAATCGATATGCAGGGTGGAACCATTTCATATACCTCAAAAGCAGAACCGGAAAGTAATTTTTCCTCTGTTAATGAAGTGAAAGTTGGAAGAGATGAAACCCATCAATTCGACACCTTTATAAAATTTGGCAACAGCCTTCCATCATTAAATGGAGGCTTATTTTTGGGAGCAAAACTGCATCTAAAAGAGCAAGGAACCAATATGGACTGTTATTATTGCCAATATACCATCAATGATCTATATGCCATTTATAAAATTCTCGAGCCTTGGAATGCACAAGCATTAACCTGGTCCAATCAACCAACCGTATCGGATCAACCGGTAACAAAAAATACTTTGTCCATGCCGGTTGGTGGAAGCTACTACAGCTGGGATGTATCAACGCTCGTATTGGATTGGTATGAAACTCCAGCAAAAGATTTCGGGTTAGCCCTTAAAACGAATAGCAGTTCTACCAACACCATCACGACTTTTACTAAGTTAAACCAAGAACTCAATCAATTGCCCATGCTGGAAATCAATTATTCTAGTAAACCGAAGGCACCCATTGGAATTTCAAGCGGAGCAGGAGTCAATTCTGGAAAAGGCAATGTAAATCTACAATGGTCTTCTGTCACGGGAGCCACGGGATATAGAGTGTACCTCTATAATGGAAAGGATTATGAATTGGTTCATGAGGGAGCTGGGACAAGCTGGTCTTCAACCGGAAAAAATCTATGGCCAACAAATGAGCAACTAGAGCTGGGCGAACGTTATCTTCGAAAGGATGGTTCAGGTACAGATTTATCCGAAAATCCAGGCCTTTTATATCAGCAGTTCGAAAAGAATGAACAATTGCAAGGAGATACTTATTATTTCAGGATTTCTGCTTATAACCAATACGGCGAAACGGAACAATCCGATATTACAGCAGTAAAAATGCCAGATATTACTGCCCCGACCGTTCCGGAAGATATGAAGGCTTCAAGTGAGCTCGTTTCAGATTTTCTGCTGGTATGGGAGCCATCGACTGACCGATCACCTGTTGAATATCTAGTAAAGTTAACAGATTCCTCAGGAAACCAGGTGTTCCTTGGGACATCACAAGCAAATCATATCGTAGTTCCTGAAAATTATTTAATACCTAGAATTACTTATCAAGCATCCGTTAAAGCAATCGATAAAAGCAGCTACCAAAGCAATTATTCAGCTTTTTCCACACCGGTAAATGTGACGGCTCGGAAGAAAAACGATGCACAGTTAATGAGCATTTCCTATCCAACTACTGTTTCGGAAGCTGGTAGTCAACCTACAATCAGGATTCAGCTGAAAAATGTGGGAGTGGAATCCTGGACTCAAAGTGGCGGGTATTTGTTAAAAGCGGATGGAACTTCTTTTACATCCACACTTGGGGAAAAGGAAATCATTCGTACAGGCGACACAAAAACTTTTGAATATACACTGCCTTCAGATATGAAATTAGGCACATCTTCATTTCTTTGGCGAATGTTCAACGTCAATTCAGGTACTTTTGGAGATGGGGGTACAACGAAGGTTACCTTTGAGGACCGCATGAAACCTCAAATTTCATTGACCTCCCCGATGGCCGATAAAACTGTGAAAGGAAAGGTTTCACTTGAAGGGTCCATTAGCGATTATCAACTGAGCAAATATCAGATTTCATATGGATATGGAGAGAATCCTGATGAGTGGGTTCAAATACATGCAGGCAGTGAAACATTTGGAGCTTTAGGTGAATGGGAAACCACAGCGCTTAAAAATGGAACTTATACACTACGTATTGAAGCTGAAGATGCCTTGGGAATGTCTTCTACTTTGGAGCAAATTGTGTATGTAAAAAATCCTGTTCCCGCTCCAACGATTCAACAAGTAACCGACCAGTCAACATCGGTAAGTGGAACAGCAAAAGCGGGTACAACCATTAAAGTCTTTGCTAACAGTGTTCAAATCGGCAATGGATACACGACCGATGAAGGGACTTACACGTTAAGTGTTCCCGCACAAAAACCCGGAACCGAGTTAAAAGTAGTGTCCCTTGATGGAATTGATGAAAGTGAAATGGTGATTACCAAAGTTAAGGATATTACGCCTCCCAAACAGCCGGTTGTGAATCCAGTCAACAACAAGACAACTGCCATCTCTGGGAATGCAGAGCCTTTATCAACGATATCAGCGAAAATTTTAGATAAAGTTTATACAGGAAAAGCAGATGCTACCGGAAAATTTACTATCTCTATCCCGGGCCAAAATTATGGAACTCTCGTTGTGCTGACAGTTATCGATAGTGCCGGGTTTAAAAGCATAGAAAAGAAAATGACTGTTACTAGAGTGGCGCCTAATCTGCCAATCGTAAACACAGCAACAAATACAGCACCTTTTGTATCTGGAAAAACGGAACGATATGCAACGGTTATCGTGAATATCGGGTCACGTTCCTACACAGCAAAAGCCGATGCGACCGGTTCTTATAAAGTAACCATTCCTGTCCAAAATAGTGGAACCGCTGTAAAAGTTTCAGTCAAGGATTCTGCGGGAGCATACAGTCTTCCACGGACTGTTACGGTCGCGAGAGTCGCTCCAAATAGCCCAATTGTAAATCCAGTTTCTAATAATGCAGGATATGTAACAGGGAAAACGGAGAAATATGCGCTTGTAACAGCAAGCATTGGTTCGAAAAGTTACAGTAGCAAGGCTGATGCTTATGGAAATTATAAAATGGCAATTCCTGTCCAAAATAGTGGGGCAAAAATCTCGATAAAATCCAAGGATACAGCTGGCAGAATAAGTGCAAACACTTCTGTGACAGTCAACCGAGCAGCGCCTAATCTTCCTGTGGCCAATCCGGTTAGATATTATTCAACTTCTGTAACCGGAAAAACCGAGGCCCATATTAGTGTGAGTGTGAAAATCGGTACTCGTACATACAGTGCCAAATCTAACTCTTATGGAAACTATAAAATAACTATCCCCAAACAAAAAAAGGGGACTAAACTAATGTTGACAGCCAAGGATGTTAAAGGGAAAATCAGTGCTCCCCGAACGCTGACTGTCTACTAA
- a CDS encoding enoyl-CoA hydratase/isomerase family protein has protein sequence MLFSVEEELEMEHIIVETKDGVRTLTLNRPERLNAVNDTLSKEIILAISDASADDDVRVIVITGSGRGFCSGLDLTDNAKRNSEAPSRYKKLDELGWVGHQALRIVHSDKPVIAAINGTAAGAGLALALACDLRFMSASARVTAGYIRRGLSPDAGMSYFLPRLVGQTKAAELILTGRDIYPDEAERIGLVNGIFPDEEFQEQVMEFARELAAGPPVAMTLSKRLLSTSPDMDLITILKQEYAFIKQCFGTKDVQEGVQAFAEKRKPVFRGE, from the coding sequence ATGTTATTTTCCGTTGAGGAGGAATTAGAGATGGAACATATTATTGTTGAAACGAAAGATGGGGTCCGTACACTAACACTAAACAGACCAGAGCGCCTGAATGCTGTAAACGATACACTTAGTAAGGAGATTATCTTAGCTATTTCAGATGCATCTGCTGATGATGACGTACGTGTCATTGTCATTACTGGTAGTGGACGAGGATTCTGTTCAGGTCTTGATTTGACCGATAATGCCAAGAGAAATTCAGAAGCTCCATCCCGCTATAAAAAATTAGACGAACTGGGTTGGGTTGGCCATCAGGCATTGAGGATTGTTCATAGTGATAAGCCCGTCATTGCCGCGATTAATGGTACAGCAGCAGGTGCAGGGCTTGCACTAGCACTGGCGTGTGACTTACGCTTCATGTCTGCAAGCGCAAGGGTAACAGCAGGATACATCCGCCGTGGTCTTAGCCCTGATGCCGGAATGAGTTATTTTTTGCCGAGGTTGGTCGGGCAGACAAAGGCAGCCGAATTAATCCTAACCGGTCGGGATATTTACCCTGATGAAGCAGAACGAATTGGTTTGGTAAACGGGATCTTTCCTGATGAAGAATTTCAAGAGCAGGTGATGGAATTTGCCAGGGAATTAGCGGCAGGACCACCTGTAGCGATGACGCTGTCTAAAAGGTTACTCTCTACTAGCCCTGACATGGATCTTATAACGATTCTAAAACAAGAGTACGCTTTTATAAAACAATGTTTTGGGACAAAAGATGTTCAGGAAGGCGTTCAAGCCTTTGCTGAGAAGAGAAAGCCTGTCTTCCGAGGGGAATAG
- a CDS encoding DUF2294 domain-containing protein — MEKTKGVVEAEISKVLTHWEKNYLGRGSVSVKSDILRDMVFVVLKGVLTPAEYAVCQQKEGLLSVKKMRNSLVESGVDEIKEALATITGLEVVSFHTDLSTITGERIMVFKLSEDLQSKLS; from the coding sequence ATGGAGAAAACAAAAGGTGTTGTGGAAGCCGAGATCAGTAAAGTGCTAACTCATTGGGAGAAAAATTATCTAGGACGCGGTTCCGTGTCGGTTAAATCAGATATCTTGCGAGATATGGTATTTGTTGTGTTGAAAGGGGTCTTAACACCTGCTGAATATGCTGTTTGCCAACAAAAAGAGGGCCTATTATCAGTGAAAAAAATGCGCAATAGCTTGGTAGAATCAGGGGTGGATGAAATAAAAGAAGCACTAGCAACCATAACAGGGCTGGAAGTGGTGAGTTTTCATACCGATTTGAGTACCATTACGGGAGAACGCATTATGGTGTTTAAGCTGTCAGAGGATTTGCAAAGTAAATTAAGCTAA
- a CDS encoding multidrug transporter, whose amino-acid sequence MDKNKTPVPHIDTNLNTDPETNDNEKDLNLKDTIAKNKEIIEKNRNMLQKYRISPS is encoded by the coding sequence ATGGATAAGAATAAGACACCAGTACCTCACATAGATACAAACCTAAATACTGATCCTGAAACTAACGATAATGAAAAGGATTTAAATCTAAAGGATACAATAGCGAAAAATAAAGAAATCATAGAGAAAAATCGCAATATGCTACAGAAATATAGAATATCCCCTTCTTGA
- a CDS encoding MFS transporter, translating into MLKLSGWKNPILLLLGIGVSNLGAWIYLIALNLIILELTGSVLAVTVLYMLIPIATLCTNFWSGSYIDRLNKRHLMIFLDLIRALFIFLLPFMDSLIFIYLCVFIIKMAGSIFEPTSMVYMTKLIPKKNRQRFNALRNFINSSGFILGPSIAGFLFMLGSPYFAIHLNSLALCMSAIIIFLLPNVESGGDTVLSEKVSMSVIKSDWRQILRFSQSNKHIAVVYVLFSGITVFMSALDSLEAAFATQVLSLSQSTYGFLVSIAGVGIIIGSIMNALFANRLKTNVLMGFGALFTPIGYLIFAYSQNFTWASIGFFTMTFALSFANTGFLTFYQNNVPVNIMGRFSSVFGILEAVLIIILTATAGVLTEFFEMRFVYMMGSFAFLALGFMMNLVVWDKSKKAYYDQVNNGDEKSQYIGYN; encoded by the coding sequence ATGTTGAAACTTAGTGGGTGGAAAAACCCCATTTTACTATTATTGGGTATTGGCGTATCAAATTTAGGTGCCTGGATTTATTTAATTGCGCTTAACCTGATTATTTTGGAATTGACAGGATCTGTATTAGCAGTAACTGTTCTATATATGCTAATCCCAATTGCCACTTTATGTACGAATTTTTGGTCGGGGAGTTATATTGACCGGTTAAATAAAAGGCATCTAATGATTTTCCTGGATTTGATTAGAGCATTGTTCATCTTTTTGCTTCCGTTTATGGATTCGCTGATTTTCATTTATCTTTGCGTTTTTATTATCAAAATGGCAGGCTCCATTTTTGAGCCTACCTCTATGGTTTATATGACAAAGTTAATCCCTAAGAAAAACCGTCAACGATTTAATGCGCTTAGAAATTTCATAAATTCCAGCGGTTTTATACTGGGGCCTTCCATTGCGGGTTTTTTGTTTATGTTGGGTTCTCCATATTTTGCCATTCATCTGAATTCTCTGGCATTGTGTATGTCAGCGATCATCATCTTTCTTCTTCCGAATGTGGAGTCAGGAGGGGATACGGTACTTTCTGAAAAAGTGAGTATGAGCGTAATTAAGAGTGATTGGAGACAAATTCTACGTTTTAGTCAATCCAACAAACATATTGCAGTGGTCTATGTCCTTTTTAGTGGAATTACCGTATTTATGTCGGCTCTGGATTCTTTGGAAGCTGCCTTTGCAACACAGGTTCTTTCACTGTCCCAAAGTACTTACGGATTTCTTGTAAGTATTGCAGGAGTAGGGATCATCATAGGTTCAATAATGAATGCGCTATTTGCCAATCGGTTAAAAACGAATGTCCTTATGGGCTTTGGGGCATTATTTACACCAATTGGGTATTTGATTTTTGCATACTCTCAAAATTTCACCTGGGCATCCATAGGGTTTTTTACAATGACATTTGCCTTGTCTTTTGCCAATACTGGCTTCTTAACCTTTTATCAAAACAACGTACCAGTCAATATTATGGGGAGATTTTCAAGTGTTTTCGGCATATTGGAGGCAGTTCTGATCATTATCTTGACGGCAACAGCAGGTGTTTTGACAGAGTTCTTTGAGATGCGGTTCGTATATATGATGGGTTCCTTTGCCTTTTTGGCTTTAGGATTTATGATGAATTTAGTCGTCTGGGATAAATCAAAAAAAGCCTATTACGATCAAGTAAATAATGGAGATGAAAAGTCGCAATACATCGGATACAATTAG
- a CDS encoding YjcZ family sporulation protein gives MSGCYDGGGYKNNGSQFVLIVVLFILLIIVGASFMGY, from the coding sequence ATGTCAGGTTGTTATGATGGCGGTGGTTACAAAAATAACGGTAGTCAATTTGTATTAATCGTTGTGTTATTTATTTTACTAATTATTGTGGGTGCATCGTTTATGGGATATTAA
- a CDS encoding MFS transporter, producing MNAQRWMSIRFFSFFLTWGIFLPFWSGWMIYIKGVTVSQASLIMSFGLIARGISTLFAFPFLSGKFSSKTLLKLSGIGTLVALLCYIPTSSFAGLLIATIFLHLFYPALMPTLDSAASVLVQSKQLKHYGRSRQWGSIGFVTVGMILTIFTGLLGDGVIFWALLLGIIGFVCLGFMKAPDVLSEKPQVDPTQKVGLYHLFRIKHFGIVLTIVVLLQAAHATYYNYGYIFLQDIHAPVYMIGLIINIAVIAEIVFFSIADKRFSKFSVGTLLAFAAIGSSIRWILVFAFPNVIVFSVSQTLHAFSFAMGHYAFMKYLINYIPQAQVSRAQGMYSALALSWSTALFTILGGFLYEVDPRYAFIGMIICTLPALLIALVYRKLELKKEALLSI from the coding sequence ATGAACGCACAACGCTGGATGAGTATACGTTTTTTTAGTTTTTTTCTGACATGGGGCATTTTTCTACCTTTTTGGTCAGGGTGGATGATTTATATAAAAGGAGTAACCGTATCACAAGCTAGCTTGATTATGAGTTTCGGTTTAATTGCAAGAGGCATCTCCACATTATTTGCATTTCCTTTTTTATCAGGAAAATTTAGCAGTAAAACTTTATTAAAACTATCTGGAATCGGCACACTGGTTGCTCTTCTTTGTTATATTCCGACAAGCTCGTTTGCCGGTTTACTAATAGCAACCATCTTTTTACACTTGTTTTATCCAGCTTTGATGCCTACTTTAGATAGTGCTGCCAGTGTTCTTGTACAAAGCAAACAATTAAAGCACTATGGAAGAAGTCGTCAATGGGGATCTATAGGGTTTGTCACTGTCGGCATGATTTTAACCATTTTCACAGGACTCTTGGGAGATGGTGTAATTTTTTGGGCACTCTTGCTTGGAATAATTGGTTTTGTATGTCTTGGTTTTATGAAAGCACCTGATGTTTTATCTGAAAAGCCGCAAGTAGACCCAACACAAAAAGTAGGCTTGTACCATTTATTCCGGATCAAACATTTTGGTATTGTACTCACGATTGTCGTTTTGCTACAGGCAGCGCATGCCACTTATTACAATTATGGCTATATTTTTCTACAGGATATCCATGCACCCGTATATATGATTGGTCTCATTATTAACATTGCCGTGATTGCAGAAATCGTCTTCTTCTCAATAGCAGATAAACGATTTAGCAAATTTTCAGTAGGCACCTTATTGGCATTTGCAGCAATCGGTTCTTCTATTCGATGGATACTCGTGTTTGCCTTTCCAAATGTCATTGTTTTCAGCGTCTCACAAACGTTACATGCATTCTCGTTTGCTATGGGGCATTACGCTTTTATGAAGTACTTAATCAACTACATTCCACAAGCACAGGTTTCGAGAGCACAGGGCATGTATTCAGCGCTTGCACTTAGCTGGAGCACGGCACTGTTTACCATTTTAGGGGGCTTTTTATACGAAGTTGACCCACGATATGCCTTTATCGGAATGATTATTTGTACTCTGCCCGCATTATTGATTGCGCTTGTATATCGAAAACTAGAACTAAAAAAAGAAGCATTACTATCGATTTAA
- the yeiL gene encoding transcriptional regulator YeiL, with amino-acid sequence MEVYKGEKKRRYLENHPIEALFGFQVEEFMEVHEYQRDEWIIQEDRRPDFLFYVLEGTAKIYVTHQNGKVSLINFIHADDYIGEMELLNDVYYTKGIQASTKTICFALPFNRYRKQLMEDAKFLRELTKFLSAKATHRAAKYSQSLAFPLENRLADFILQTADAGIYKEKHITVCDYLGVSYRHLLHVLKQFCDKNYLQKEGRNYQIIQPDSLHELAEVLKHH; translated from the coding sequence ATGGAAGTTTACAAAGGTGAAAAGAAAAGAAGGTATTTGGAAAATCACCCCATCGAAGCTCTTTTTGGCTTTCAAGTTGAGGAATTTATGGAAGTACACGAATACCAACGAGATGAATGGATTATTCAAGAGGACAGGAGACCGGATTTTTTATTTTATGTTCTAGAAGGAACAGCGAAAATTTATGTAACACATCAAAATGGAAAAGTTTCCTTAATTAATTTTATCCATGCCGATGATTACATTGGGGAAATGGAATTATTAAATGATGTGTATTATACGAAGGGGATTCAAGCATCAACGAAGACCATTTGTTTTGCACTTCCATTTAACCGATATCGCAAACAATTAATGGAGGATGCAAAATTTCTACGGGAATTAACCAAATTTTTGAGTGCAAAAGCCACACATAGGGCAGCAAAGTATTCCCAAAGCCTCGCGTTCCCGCTAGAAAATCGGCTTGCGGATTTTATTTTGCAAACGGCAGATGCAGGGATATATAAGGAGAAACACATAACGGTTTGTGACTATCTAGGGGTATCCTATCGGCACCTATTGCATGTACTTAAGCAATTTTGCGATAAAAATTACTTGCAAAAGGAAGGACGGAACTATCAAATTATCCAACCCGATTCCTTGCATGAACTTGCCGAGGTATTGAAGCATCATTAA